The Equus quagga isolate Etosha38 chromosome 2, UCLA_HA_Equagga_1.0, whole genome shotgun sequence genome has a window encoding:
- the LOC124236427 gene encoding granzyme B-like, translating to MQPLLLLLAFLLSPGAEAGEIIGGHEARPHSCPYMAFVQFLVEEKNHRCGGVLVRQDFVLTAAHCWGSSIKVTLGAHNIQKQERTQQIISVKKAIPHPDYKPKNLANDIMLLKLEREAKLTAAVRTLSLPWGTGQVRPGEMCHVAGWGRVTPNGIASDTLQEVELTVQQDRLCESYLRNYNSNTQLCVGDPKQKKSSFKGDSGGPLVCENVIQGIVSCGQNNGKPPRAFTKVSSFLPWIKETMKNL from the exons ATGCAgcctctcctgctcctgctggcctTTTTACTGTcccctggggcagaggcag GGGAGATCATCGGGGGACATGAGGCCAGGCCCCACTCTTGTCCCTACATGGCATTCGTTCAATTTCTGgttgaagagaaaaatcacaggtGTGGCGGTGTCCTCGTGCGACAGGACTTTGTTCTGACGGCTGCTCACTGCTGGGGAAG CTCAATCAAGGTGACTCTGGGGGCCCACAACATCCAGAAGCAGGAGAGGACCCAGCAGATCATCTCTGTGAAGAAAGCCATCCCCCACCCAGACTATAAGCCTAAGAACCTCGCCAACGACATCATGTTACTAAAG ctggagagagaggccaaGCTGACTGCAGCTGTGAGAACCCTCAGCCTGCCCTGGGGCACAGGCCAGGTGAGGCCTGGAGAGATGTGCCACGTGGCAGGCTGGGGGAGAGTCACCCCAAATGGCATAGCATCAGACACTCTGCAGGAGGTGGAGCTGACCGTGCAGCAGGACCGGTTGTGCGAATCCTACTTACGCAATTACAACAGTAACACTCAGCTGTGTGTGGGGGATCCGAAGCAAAAGAAGTCTTCCTTTAAG GGGGACTCCGGAGGCCCTCTCGTGTGTGAGAACGTGATCCAGGGCATTGTCTCCTGTGGACAAAACAACGGGAAACCTCCACGGGCCTTCACGAAAGTCTCGAGTTTCCTGCCCTGgataaaggaaaccatgaaaaacCTCTAA